In one window of Arachis ipaensis cultivar K30076 chromosome B06, Araip1.1, whole genome shotgun sequence DNA:
- the LOC107646223 gene encoding cytochrome P450 83B1 has product MESLVVILSLVSIFVLFIITQRNTRTRSRTPLPPGPKGLPLIGNLHQLDAKSPHHYFRELSKHYGPIMSFKLGSTQALVISSSKLAKEVLKTHDLKFASRPPYLGLRKLSYNGLDLGFAPYSPYWREMKKLCVLHLFSSQRVHSFRPFREQEVANMIRRISQHEDSNKVVNLSDTLMFFTNTLICKMTDIMESLVVILSLVSIFVLFIITQRNTRTRSRTPLPPGPKGLPLIGNLHQLDAKSPHHYFRELSKHYGPIMSFKLGSTQALVISSSKLAKEVLKTHDLKFASRPPYLGLRKLSYNGLDLGFAPYSPYWREMKKLCVLHLFSSQRVHSFRPFREQEVANMIRRISQHEDSNKVVVDEELGCGQRSKLQVLLNEAQALLVEFYFSDHFPILGWVDWLRGTLWRLDKNFKELDKFYEKVIFDHMDSARANKSNEQQVKDIIDIFLEMMNDHSLSFDLTLDHIKAVLMNIFIAGTDPSAGTTVWAMNELLKNPKAMKKLQSEIRGLFGDKDFINEDDIQRLPYLKAVIKETLRMFPPSPLLLPRETIETCNIEGYEIKPKTLVYVNAWAIARDPKNWKDPEEFCPERFIENPIDLKGNDFELIPFGSGRRICPAMNMGLVTIEIALANLVHSFDWSLPIGFDNEEMFDTQVKPGITMHKKNDLFLVAKKHVP; this is encoded by the exons ATGGAGAGCCTAGTTGTTATTCTAAGTTTAGTATCCATCTTTGTTCTCTTCATTATCACACAAAGAAACACAAGAACAAGATCAAGAACACCACTTCCTCCTGGCCCTAAAGGCCTTCCTCTAATTGGAAATCTCCACCAACTTGATGCCAAATCCCCACATCACTATTTTAGAGAACTCTCCAAACACTATGGCCCCATCATGTCCTTCAAACTTGGTTCAACCcaagctcttgttatttcctcATCAAAATTAGCCAAAGAAGTGTTAAAGACACATGACCTCAAATTTGCAAGTAGGCCACCTTACTTAGGCCTAAGGAAATTGTCATATAATGGCTTGGACTTAGGTTTTGCACCTTATAGCCCTTATTGGAGAGAGATGAAGAAGCTTTGTGTTTTGCACCTTTTTAGCTCTCAAAGGGTCCATTCTTTTAGACCCTTTAGAGAACAAGAGGTTGCAAACATGATTAGGAGGATATCCCAACATGAAGATTCAAACAAAGTTGTAAACTTGAGTGACACTTTGATGTTTTTTACCAACACTTTGATATGTAAAATGACAGACATA ATGGAGAGCCTAGTTGTTATTCTAAGTTTAGTATCCATCTTTGTTCTCTTCATTATCACACAAAGAAACACAAGAACAAGATCAAGAACACCACTTCCTCCTGGCCCTAAAGGCCTTCCTCTAATTGGAAATCTCCACCAACTTGATGCCAAATCCCCACATCACTATTTTAGAGAACTCTCCAAACACTATGGCCCCATCATGTCCTTCAAACTTGGTTCAACCcaagctcttgttatttcctcATCAAAATTAGCCAAAGAAGTGTTAAAGACACATGACCTCAAATTTGCAAGTAGGCCACCTTACTTAGGCCTAAGGAAATTGTCATATAATGGCTTGGACTTAGGTTTTGCACCTTATAGCCCTTATTGGAGAGAGATGAAGAAGCTTTGTGTTTTGCACCTTTTTAGCTCTCAAAGGGTCCATTCTTTTAGACCCTTTAGAGAACAAGAGGTTGCAAACATGATTAGGAGGATATCCCAACATGAAGATTCAAACAAAGTT GTTGTTGATGAAGAATTAGGGTGTGGCCAAAGGAGCAAGTTGCAAGTGTTGCTAAATGAGGCTCAAGCATTGTTGGTTGAGTTTTACTTTTCAGATCATTTTCCCATTTTGGGGTGGGTTGATTGGCTTAGAGGAACACTTTGGAGGCTAGATAAGAACTTCAAGGAATTGGACAAGTTCTATGAAAAAGTTATCTTTGACCATATGGATTCAGCTAGGGCTAATAAATCCAATGAGCAACAAGTTAAAGACATCATTGATATCTTTCTAGAGATGATGAATGATCACTCACTCTCCTTTGATCTCACTCTAGATCATATAAAAGCTGTGCTCATG AACATCTTTATAGCTGGAACAGACCCAAGTGCAGGTACAACAGTTTGGGCAATGAATGAACTTTTGAAGAACCCTAAAGCTATGAAAAAGCTTCAAAGTGAAATTAGAGGTTTATTTGGAGACAAAGATTTCATAAATGAAGATGACATTCAAAGGCTTCCATATCTCAAAGCAGTAATAAAGGAAACACTAAGAATGTTCCCACCATCACCACTACTCTTACCAAGAGAAACAATTGAAACATGCAACATAGAAGGTTATGAAATAAAACCAAAAACTTTAGTCTATGTTAATGCATGGGCCATAGCAAGGGACCCCAAGAATTGGAAAGACCCAGAAGAGTTTTGTCCTGAAAGATTCATTGAGAATCCAATAGATCTCAAAGGGAATGATTTTGAGCTAATTCCATTTGGTAGTGGAAGAAGAATTTGCCCTGCCATGAACATGGGGTTGGTTACCATAGAAATTGCATTAGCAAATCTTGTTCACTCATTTGATTGGAGTTTGCCAATTGGGTTTGACAATGAAGAAATGTTTGACACGCAAGTGAAGCCAGGGATAACCATGCACAAGAAAAACGATCTTTTTCTTGTGGCCAAGAAACATGTACCTTAG